In Halovulum dunhuangense, one genomic interval encodes:
- the dapA gene encoding 4-hydroxy-tetrahydrodipicolinate synthase, whose translation MFKGSIPALITPFRNGEVDVKALKELVDWHVEEGSHGIVAVGTTAESPTLTHEEHEGCIEIIVNQARGRIPVIAGAGSNNTAESIRFIQHAERVGADAALVVTPYYNKPNQRGLKLHYTTLHDACSLPIIIYNIPGRSVIDMTPQTMGELAKLPRIVGVKDATGDITRVSDTRITCGKDFIQLSGEDASALGFNAHGGVGCISVIANIAPRLSAEFQEAMLAGDYRRALDYQDRLMPLHRAAFAEPNPCPAKYALSLLGKCANELRSPLVPIAPETEAQMQAAMRHAGLI comes from the coding sequence ATGTTCAAGGGATCGATCCCCGCCCTCATTACCCCTTTCCGTAACGGCGAAGTGGATGTGAAGGCGCTGAAAGAGCTGGTGGACTGGCATGTGGAGGAAGGCAGCCACGGCATCGTCGCGGTCGGCACCACCGCCGAAAGCCCTACCCTGACCCATGAGGAGCACGAGGGCTGCATCGAGATCATCGTGAACCAGGCCCGCGGCCGGATCCCGGTGATCGCCGGTGCCGGGTCCAACAACACCGCCGAGTCGATCCGCTTCATCCAGCATGCGGAACGCGTCGGCGCGGACGCGGCGCTGGTGGTGACGCCCTATTACAACAAGCCGAACCAGCGCGGGCTGAAGCTCCATTACACCACGCTGCACGATGCGTGCAGCCTGCCGATCATCATATACAACATCCCCGGCCGGTCGGTGATCGACATGACGCCCCAGACCATGGGCGAGCTGGCGAAGCTGCCGCGCATCGTGGGCGTCAAGGACGCGACCGGCGACATCACCCGCGTGTCGGACACGCGGATCACCTGCGGCAAGGATTTCATCCAGCTTTCGGGCGAGGATGCCTCGGCGCTGGGGTTCAACGCGCATGGCGGGGTTGGCTGCATCTCGGTCATCGCCAACATCGCGCCGCGCCTGTCGGCCGAGTTCCAGGAGGCGATGCTGGCGGGCGACTACCGCCGCGCGCTGGACTACCAGGACCGCCTGATGCCGCTGCACCGCGCCGCCTTTGCCGAACCGAACCCCTGCCCGGCCAAGTATGCGCTCAGCCTGCTGGGCAAGTGCGCGAACGAACTGCGCTCGCCGCTGGTGCCGATCGCGCCCGAGACCGAGGCGCAGATGCAGGCCGCCATGCGCCATGCCGGCCTGATCTGA
- a CDS encoding lytic transglycosylase domain-containing protein, with product MSDPRSALRRGFLAICIPLLAAAPVAAFQPERLSAALDAASSGDFSRAGGLAAQAGDPIAPEIVEWHRLRAGGAPWGDYVRFLSSRAYWPGMDLVRRRAEESMPVDLSPDQVRAFFAQGAAQTGRGALLHAAATGGAGAAEIRARAWRELDMSAADRALYMNTVAAELAPHHAARLERLLWDGKTALAEEMLPLVGGAQAALARARIALQAQAPGVDGAIAAVPASLAGDPGLAHDRMRWRIEKGRWADAEALMRERSVSAASLGRPEAWAFSRRTLARRAMREGRATDAYILAAQHFLSGGSNYADLEFVAGFVALTRLSDPARAAQHFQRLQAAVETPISLGRAGYWLGRAHEAAGSPDAARAAYAVGAQHQTTFYGQLAAERLGLQPDRSITARGTLPDWRSRSFAGSSVVRAAVLLNAAGDTNTALRFILHAQESLSEADSAALARFSLDIGQTTGALRIAKRIVRGGDVYPDAYYPVIELPRTSVAPEFALAVARQESELNPLAVSPVGARGLMQLMPRTAQKVAGDLGLEYSLGRLTADPGYNARLGTQYLAEMLGRYNGSYLLAAAAYNAGPGRVDQWLAELGDPRLPGADPIDWIERIPFSETQNYVMRVLESMHVYRARLTGEARQIGLSQMLAPRG from the coding sequence ATGTCAGATCCACGTTCCGCGCTCCGGCGCGGCTTTCTTGCCATATGCATACCCCTTCTGGCCGCGGCGCCGGTCGCGGCGTTCCAGCCCGAGCGGCTGTCAGCGGCGCTCGACGCTGCCAGTTCCGGCGACTTCTCACGCGCTGGCGGGCTTGCCGCGCAGGCTGGCGACCCGATCGCGCCCGAGATCGTCGAATGGCACCGCCTGCGGGCGGGTGGTGCGCCCTGGGGCGACTATGTGCGCTTTCTCTCAAGCAGAGCCTACTGGCCGGGGATGGACCTTGTCCGCCGCCGTGCCGAAGAGTCGATGCCGGTCGATCTGTCGCCGGACCAGGTGCGCGCCTTTTTCGCGCAGGGCGCAGCCCAGACCGGGCGCGGCGCGCTTCTGCATGCGGCGGCCACCGGCGGGGCCGGGGCGGCCGAGATCCGGGCCCGCGCCTGGCGCGAACTGGACATGAGCGCCGCCGACCGCGCGCTCTACATGAACACGGTGGCGGCCGAACTTGCACCGCACCACGCCGCCCGGCTGGAGCGGCTGCTCTGGGACGGCAAGACCGCGCTGGCCGAGGAAATGCTGCCGCTGGTCGGCGGCGCGCAGGCCGCGCTGGCGCGGGCCCGCATCGCGCTTCAGGCCCAGGCGCCGGGGGTGGACGGGGCCATCGCCGCCGTGCCCGCGTCGCTTGCCGGCGATCCCGGACTTGCCCATGACCGGATGCGGTGGCGCATCGAAAAGGGGCGCTGGGCCGATGCCGAGGCGCTGATGCGCGAGCGCTCCGTCTCGGCCGCGTCGCTGGGCCGGCCCGAGGCCTGGGCCTTCAGCCGCCGGACCCTGGCGCGCCGTGCCATGCGCGAGGGGCGGGCGACGGATGCCTACATCCTTGCCGCGCAGCATTTCCTGTCGGGCGGCTCGAACTATGCCGACCTGGAATTCGTGGCGGGCTTCGTGGCCCTCACGCGGCTAAGCGATCCGGCCCGCGCGGCGCAGCACTTCCAGCGGCTTCAGGCGGCGGTCGAAACCCCGATCTCGCTGGGGCGCGCGGGCTACTGGCTGGGCCGCGCACACGAGGCTGCGGGCAGCCCGGATGCCGCGCGGGCGGCCTATGCGGTCGGCGCGCAGCACCAGACGACGTTCTACGGCCAATTGGCGGCAGAGCGGCTGGGCCTTCAGCCGGATCGCTCGATCACCGCGCGGGGCACGCTGCCCGACTGGCGCTCGCGGTCCTTTGCCGGATCCAGCGTGGTGCGCGCCGCGGTGCTGCTGAACGCCGCCGGCGACACCAACACGGCGCTGCGCTTCATCCTGCACGCACAGGAGTCGCTATCCGAGGCGGACAGCGCGGCACTGGCGCGCTTCTCTCTGGATATCGGTCAGACCACCGGCGCGCTGCGGATCGCAAAGCGCATCGTGCGGGGGGGCGATGTCTACCCCGATGCCTATTACCCGGTGATCGAGTTGCCGCGCACGTCCGTCGCGCCCGAATTCGCGCTGGCCGTGGCCCGGCAGGAAAGCGAACTGAACCCGCTGGCCGTGTCGCCCGTGGGCGCGCGCGGGTTGATGCAGCTGATGCCGCGCACCGCGCAGAAGGTGGCGGGGGACCTGGGGCTGGAATACAGCCTTGGCCGGCTGACCGCGGATCCGGGCTACAATGCGCGCCTCGGGACGCAATACCTGGCCGAGATGCTGGGCCGCTACAACGGCTCGTACCTGCTGGCGGCGGCGGCCTACAATGCCGGGCCGGGGCGGGTGGACCAGTGGTTGGCCGAGCTGGGTGACCCGCGCCTGCCCGGGGCCGACCCGATCGACTGGATCGAGCGGATCCCCTTTTCCGAGACCCAGAACTACGTCATGCGCGTGCTCGAAAGCATGCATGTCTATCGCGCGCGCCTGACCGGCGAGGCGCGGCAGATCGGCCTGTCGCAGATGCTCGCCCCGCGGGGCTAG
- a CDS encoding DMT family transporter — translation MTAQNPRAAIGLMLFTTFIFAAQDGISRHLASEYNVLTVVMIRYWFFAAFVIARSAALPGGVARVARTRQPLLQIGRGVLLAAEICVMVVGFTLLGLVESHAVFIAHPLIVAALSGPVLGERVGWRRWVAIGVGFVGVLIILRPGFRVFAPEALVPLLAAAMFALYALLTRHAARSDSAETSFFWTGVAGAVAISLVGPFFWEPMRTAADWAWMATLCVTGALGHFTMIKAYDLAEASIVQPFAYFQLAFGAAIGITVFGEVLEWPVALGAAIILGAGLFTLWRAHVVARRSARRV, via the coding sequence ATGACCGCACAGAACCCCCGGGCAGCGATCGGGCTTATGCTGTTCACCACCTTCATCTTCGCGGCCCAGGACGGCATCTCGCGCCATCTTGCAAGCGAATACAACGTCTTGACCGTGGTGATGATCCGCTACTGGTTCTTCGCGGCCTTCGTCATCGCCCGCTCCGCGGCCCTGCCCGGCGGCGTCGCGCGCGTCGCGCGCACGCGCCAGCCGCTGCTCCAGATCGGGCGCGGCGTGCTGCTCGCGGCCGAGATCTGCGTGATGGTCGTGGGCTTCACCCTGCTGGGGCTGGTGGAAAGCCACGCCGTCTTCATCGCGCATCCGCTGATCGTGGCGGCCCTGTCCGGCCCGGTGCTCGGCGAAAGGGTCGGCTGGCGGCGCTGGGTCGCCATCGGAGTGGGCTTCGTGGGCGTCCTCATCATCCTGCGCCCGGGCTTCCGCGTCTTCGCGCCCGAGGCGCTGGTGCCGCTGCTGGCGGCGGCGATGTTCGCGCTTTACGCGCTGCTCACGCGCCATGCCGCCCGCAGCGACAGCGCCGAGACCAGCTTTTTCTGGACCGGCGTGGCGGGCGCCGTCGCGATCAGCCTTGTCGGTCCGTTCTTCTGGGAACCGATGCGCACCGCCGCCGACTGGGCCTGGATGGCCACGCTCTGCGTGACCGGGGCACTGGGGCACTTCACCATGATCAAGGCCTATGACCTGGCCGAGGCCAGCATCGTGCAGCCCTTTGCCTATTTCCAGCTGGCCTTCGGGGCGGCGATCGGCATCACCGTCTTCGGCGAGGTGCTGGAATGGCCCGTCGCCCTGGGTGCCGCGATCATCCTGGGCGCGGGGCTTTTCACGCTGTGGCGGGCGCATGTGGTCGCCCGCCGCAGCGCAAGGCGCGTCTAG
- the mnmD gene encoding tRNA (5-methylaminomethyl-2-thiouridine)(34)-methyltransferase MnmD produces the protein MDEGQPPSLEWPDGKLPFAIRFLDTYFSHRDGAEETRYVFLRGNDLPARARPGFHIAELGFGTGLNLLVTLQALLAAGIPGPIRYTSFEAYPMAAPDMARALSNWPDLAVRAAPLVAARERGETHIPLGPLDFHLVLGDARRTLPGWDGRADAWFLDGFAPARNPEMWEPALLAEVARHTAPGGTFATYTAAGHVRRALADAGFAVTREQGFGGKRHMSRGRLA, from the coding sequence ATGGATGAGGGCCAGCCGCCAAGCCTCGAATGGCCAGACGGAAAGCTGCCGTTTGCCATACGCTTTCTTGACACCTATTTCTCGCATCGCGACGGCGCCGAAGAGACGAGATACGTCTTCCTTCGCGGCAACGACCTGCCCGCCCGCGCCCGCCCCGGCTTCCACATCGCCGAGCTCGGTTTCGGCACCGGCCTCAACCTTCTCGTGACACTCCAGGCGCTTCTCGCCGCCGGCATACCTGGCCCGATCCGCTACACCAGCTTCGAGGCCTACCCCATGGCCGCCCCCGACATGGCCCGCGCGCTGTCGAACTGGCCCGACCTTGCGGTACGCGCTGCCCCCCTCGTGGCTGCGCGGGAACGGGGGGAAACCCACATCCCCCTGGGACCATTGGATTTTCACCTTGTACTGGGTGATGCCCGCCGCACCCTGCCCGGCTGGGACGGGCGGGCCGACGCCTGGTTCCTCGACGGCTTCGCCCCCGCCCGCAACCCCGAGATGTGGGAGCCCGCACTGCTGGCGGAAGTCGCCCGCCACACCGCGCCGGGCGGCACCTTCGCCACCTACACGGCCGCCGGCCATGTCCGCCGCGCGCTGGCCGACGCAGGCTTCGCCGTCACCCGCGAGCAGGGCTTCGGCGGGAAACGCCACATGAGCCGCGGCAGGCTCGCATGA
- a CDS encoding NAD(P)/FAD-dependent oxidoreductase yields MTIANPSGRAARGPERGFAPDLLVVGAGIFGLSVAWAALKRGLSVAVLEAETPGAGASGGIVGALSPHVPEQWNPKKQFQLDALLSAGTHWAEVAAISGVDPGYARTGRLMPLSDAEARERAADRARGAAVHWGGAAEWRLRDDADPGWLAGAACGAVHETLSARIFPRAAVRALAAAVEARGGRIRSGCAVRAVAGGRVETDMGPVIAGRIVIAAGVPGFGLMAPALGQVAGQGVKGQAALLRADVPPDAPMLYHDGLYVVPHGNGLVAVGSTSENRWDEARATDGLLDDVLVRARALCPALEGAEVVERWAGLRPKARRRDPMLGEIPGLAGVYSANGAFKIGFGIAHHAGALVARMVTGEAVDLPESFTVAHHLSRGLRA; encoded by the coding sequence TTGACAATCGCAAACCCATCCGGCCGCGCTGCGCGCGGGCCAGAGCGGGGCTTCGCCCCGGACCTGCTGGTGGTCGGCGCGGGCATCTTCGGCCTGTCGGTGGCCTGGGCGGCGCTGAAGCGCGGCCTGTCCGTCGCGGTGCTGGAGGCGGAGACGCCAGGCGCCGGGGCGTCCGGCGGGATCGTGGGCGCGCTCAGCCCGCATGTGCCGGAGCAGTGGAACCCGAAGAAGCAGTTCCAGCTGGACGCGCTTCTGTCGGCCGGGACACATTGGGCCGAGGTGGCGGCGATCTCGGGCGTGGATCCGGGCTATGCGCGGACGGGGCGGCTGATGCCGCTGAGCGATGCGGAGGCCCGCGAACGGGCCGCGGACCGGGCGCGCGGGGCGGCGGTGCATTGGGGGGGCGCCGCCGAGTGGCGGTTGCGCGACGATGCGGACCCGGGCTGGCTGGCGGGTGCCGCCTGCGGTGCGGTGCACGAGACGCTGTCGGCGCGGATCTTTCCGCGCGCCGCCGTGCGGGCGCTGGCGGCGGCGGTCGAGGCGCGGGGTGGCCGGATCCGGTCGGGGTGTGCGGTCCGGGCGGTCGCGGGCGGTCGGGTCGAGACGGACATGGGGCCCGTGATCGCGGGGCGCATCGTGATCGCCGCCGGGGTGCCGGGGTTCGGCCTGATGGCGCCGGCGCTGGGCCAGGTCGCGGGGCAGGGCGTCAAGGGCCAGGCGGCGCTGCTAAGGGCGGATGTGCCGCCGGATGCGCCGATGCTTTATCACGACGGGCTTTACGTCGTGCCGCACGGGAACGGGCTGGTGGCGGTCGGCTCCACATCCGAGAACCGCTGGGACGAGGCACGGGCCACGGACGGGTTGCTCGACGATGTGCTCGTGCGGGCGAGGGCGCTGTGCCCCGCGCTGGAGGGCGCCGAGGTGGTCGAGCGCTGGGCGGGCCTGCGCCCCAAGGCGCGGCGGCGCGATCCGATGCTGGGCGAGATCCCCGGCCTGGCCGGGGTCTATTCCGCGAACGGCGCCTTCAAGATCGGCTTCGGCATCGCCCATCATGCAGGTGCGCTGGTGGCGCGGATGGTGACGGGCGAGGCGGTGGACCTGCCCGAAAGCTTCACCGTCGCCCATCACCTGAGCCGTGGGCTCAGGGCCTGA
- a CDS encoding NADPH-dependent FMN reductase, whose product MADSYRLVGISGALRRESTNTKLLHEAIRAFGPCDFTQGDIRMPLFDEDLEIAQGVAPEAHALADRIVAADALVICTPEYNRNPPGVLKNALDWLSRTKKAPLTGKPLAILSAADGFGGGMRSQFALRHMLTPFNPRILQGPEVVLPDSRNAFDDQGRLTNKLALANVEKLMAALKAEIDLLRLRP is encoded by the coding sequence ATGGCAGACAGCTACCGACTGGTCGGGATTTCAGGCGCGCTTCGCCGCGAGTCGACCAACACCAAACTCCTGCACGAGGCGATCCGCGCGTTCGGCCCCTGCGATTTCACCCAGGGCGACATCCGCATGCCGCTCTTCGACGAGGATCTGGAAATCGCCCAAGGCGTCGCCCCGGAGGCCCACGCGCTGGCCGACCGGATCGTCGCGGCGGACGCGCTGGTGATCTGCACCCCGGAATACAACCGCAACCCGCCCGGCGTGCTGAAGAACGCGCTCGACTGGCTGAGCCGCACGAAAAAGGCGCCGCTGACCGGAAAGCCGCTGGCGATCCTTTCGGCGGCCGACGGCTTCGGCGGCGGCATGCGCTCGCAATTCGCGCTGCGCCACATGCTCACCCCCTTCAACCCGCGCATCCTGCAAGGGCCGGAAGTGGTGCTGCCCGACAGCCGCAACGCCTTCGACGACCAGGGAAGGCTGACGAACAAGCTGGCGCTGGCCAACGTCGAAAAGCTGATGGCCGCCCTCAAGGCCGAGATCGACCTCCTGCGCCTCAGGCCCTGA
- the smc gene encoding chromosome segregation protein SMC, which yields MQFTRLRLLGFKSFVDPTELVIAPGLTGVVGPNGCGKSNLLEALRWVMGENRPSAMRGGGMEDVIFAGAATRPARNYAEVTLHLDNSQRLAPAGFNDADNLEIVRRITRDAGSAYKANGKEARARDIQMLFADASTGAHSPALVRQGQISELINAKPKARRRILEEAAGISGLYQRRHEAELKLRATESNLERVDDVLEALRNQLAQLERQARQAARYREIGTALRQAEGLLLFLRWQEAEAERLSASAALTEAVKIAAAAQGEAARAARAREAAAEAMPPLREEEAVSGAILQRQLIARDALDEREARAREEVRSLTARIEQLTRDAERERGLNRDAGERIAELDWEGKAIATASEGQEARLEEARDAAREAGERLKSEEAALDRMTEDTARLSARHQSAERRLADARAQAGRAARELAEAVAAEERLAEEQAEAAARRAAADDALEDAREEAERTEGALGEAEAARAEAQAAEAAARGLRAEAEGEASALGAELAALRRLIERESGEGPQILDRVRAAPGYEAALGAALGDDLKAPELDGDAAGSGWRALDAGMVAAGLPEGAAALSAHVSAPGVLARRLAHVGLVERADGARLQARLAPGQRLVSREGDLWRWDGFVSAAEDTPSAAALRLQQLNRLAALEEAAAEAGARQDAARAEHDAARGALELAQAAEAAARRARKAAEDAASAALREAGRAESAETTLTGRLETVRMGKVRREEELAAAEDEIATADAAMAELGDLEEARAALDAARAAVEAARGEMMARRARMDDLKREADQRTRRAQEIAKEISGWKHRLATAEARIAELEERIADGRDRLEEAAAVPDAILEERARLVELVLQAEERCRKAADALAEGETALRAAEAAERAAERAASEAREVRARAEGLAEAAAERAEAAADRIMEEREQTPEALLDALGTDAADMPEAEATEIEVQRLRRQREALGAVNLRAEEDAREVQTEFDTLAAEKADLEEAVGKLRHGIANLNREGRQRLLAAFDEVNANFATLFRTLFGGGDANLVLVESDDPLEAGLEIMCQPPGKKLSTLSLLSGGEQTLTALSLIFAVFLANPAPICVLDEVDAPLDDANVTRFCDLLDEMIKRTETRFLIITHHAVTMSRMDRLFGVTMVEQGVSQLVSVDLARAEALVEA from the coding sequence ATGCAGTTCACCAGATTGCGGTTGCTTGGTTTCAAGAGCTTCGTGGATCCCACGGAGCTTGTGATCGCGCCCGGGCTGACCGGCGTGGTCGGACCCAACGGCTGCGGCAAGTCGAACCTGCTGGAGGCGCTGCGCTGGGTGATGGGCGAGAACCGCCCCTCGGCCATGCGTGGCGGCGGGATGGAGGACGTGATCTTTGCCGGCGCCGCGACCCGGCCCGCGCGCAACTATGCCGAGGTCACGCTGCACCTGGACAATTCGCAGCGGCTGGCGCCGGCGGGGTTCAACGATGCCGACAACCTGGAGATCGTGCGCCGGATCACCCGTGACGCCGGATCCGCCTACAAGGCCAACGGCAAGGAGGCGCGGGCGCGCGACATCCAGATGCTGTTCGCCGATGCCTCGACGGGTGCGCACAGCCCGGCGCTGGTGCGGCAGGGGCAGATTTCCGAGCTGATCAACGCCAAGCCCAAGGCCCGGCGGCGCATCCTGGAGGAGGCGGCCGGGATTTCCGGGCTGTACCAGCGCCGCCACGAGGCGGAGCTGAAGCTGCGGGCGACCGAAAGCAACCTAGAGCGGGTGGACGACGTGCTGGAGGCGCTGCGCAACCAGCTGGCGCAACTTGAGCGGCAGGCCCGGCAGGCGGCGCGCTACCGCGAGATCGGCACGGCGCTGCGGCAGGCGGAGGGGCTGCTTCTGTTCCTGCGCTGGCAGGAGGCCGAGGCCGAGCGGCTGAGTGCGAGTGCTGCGCTGACCGAGGCGGTGAAGATCGCGGCCGCGGCCCAGGGGGAGGCGGCACGGGCGGCGCGTGCGCGGGAGGCGGCGGCCGAGGCGATGCCGCCGCTGCGCGAGGAAGAGGCGGTGTCGGGCGCGATATTGCAGCGCCAGCTGATCGCCCGCGACGCGCTGGACGAGCGGGAGGCGCGGGCGCGCGAGGAAGTGCGCAGCCTGACCGCCCGGATCGAGCAGCTGACCCGCGATGCCGAGCGCGAGCGCGGGCTGAACCGCGACGCGGGCGAGCGGATCGCCGAGCTGGACTGGGAGGGCAAGGCCATCGCCACCGCCTCCGAAGGGCAGGAAGCGCGGCTGGAAGAGGCGCGGGATGCGGCGCGCGAGGCGGGCGAGCGGCTGAAATCCGAGGAAGCGGCGCTGGACCGGATGACCGAGGACACGGCGCGGCTGTCGGCGCGGCACCAGTCGGCAGAGCGGCGGCTGGCGGATGCGCGCGCGCAGGCCGGGCGGGCGGCGCGCGAGTTGGCCGAGGCGGTGGCCGCCGAGGAGCGGCTGGCCGAGGAGCAGGCCGAGGCGGCGGCGCGGCGCGCGGCGGCGGATGACGCGCTGGAGGATGCGCGCGAGGAAGCCGAGCGGACCGAAGGCGCGCTGGGCGAGGCGGAGGCCGCGCGCGCCGAGGCGCAGGCGGCAGAGGCGGCGGCGCGGGGTCTGCGGGCCGAGGCGGAGGGCGAGGCCTCGGCGCTGGGGGCGGAGCTGGCGGCGCTGCGGCGGCTGATCGAGCGGGAAAGCGGCGAGGGGCCGCAGATCCTGGACCGGGTGCGGGCGGCGCCGGGCTACGAGGCGGCGCTGGGGGCGGCGCTGGGCGACGATCTGAAGGCGCCGGAGCTGGACGGCGACGCGGCGGGCTCGGGTTGGCGGGCGCTCGATGCGGGCATGGTCGCGGCAGGCCTGCCGGAGGGGGCGGCGGCGCTGTCGGCTCATGTTTCCGCGCCCGGGGTGCTGGCGCGGCGGCTGGCGCATGTGGGGCTGGTGGAGCGCGCGGACGGGGCGCGGTTGCAGGCGCGGCTGGCGCCCGGGCAGCGGCTGGTCAGCCGCGAGGGCGATCTGTGGCGCTGGGACGGCTTCGTGTCGGCCGCCGAGGATACGCCGAGTGCCGCGGCGCTGCGGCTTCAGCAGCTGAACCGGCTGGCGGCGCTGGAGGAGGCGGCGGCCGAGGCGGGGGCGCGGCAGGACGCGGCGCGGGCAGAACATGACGCGGCGCGGGGTGCGCTGGAACTGGCCCAGGCGGCGGAGGCGGCGGCCCGGCGGGCGCGCAAGGCGGCGGAGGATGCGGCATCCGCCGCGCTGCGCGAGGCGGGGCGCGCGGAAAGCGCCGAGACGACGCTGACGGGCCGGCTGGAGACGGTGCGCATGGGCAAGGTCCGGCGCGAGGAGGAGCTGGCGGCGGCCGAGGACGAGATCGCCACGGCCGACGCGGCGATGGCGGAGCTGGGCGACCTGGAAGAGGCGCGGGCGGCGCTGGATGCGGCGCGGGCGGCGGTGGAGGCGGCGCGCGGCGAGATGATGGCGCGGCGCGCGAGGATGGACGACCTGAAGCGCGAGGCCGACCAGCGCACCCGCCGGGCGCAGGAGATCGCCAAGGAGATCAGCGGCTGGAAGCACCGTCTGGCCACCGCCGAGGCGCGGATTGCCGAGCTGGAAGAGCGCATCGCCGACGGGCGCGACCGGCTGGAGGAAGCGGCGGCGGTGCCGGATGCGATCCTCGAGGAACGCGCGCGGCTGGTGGAACTGGTGCTCCAGGCCGAGGAGCGCTGCCGCAAGGCCGCCGATGCGCTGGCCGAGGGGGAGACGGCGCTGCGCGCGGCCGAGGCCGCAGAGCGCGCGGCCGAGCGCGCGGCGTCCGAGGCGCGGGAGGTGCGGGCGCGGGCCGAGGGACTGGCCGAGGCTGCGGCGGAACGCGCGGAGGCCGCGGCCGACCGCATCATGGAGGAACGCGAGCAGACGCCCGAGGCTCTTCTGGACGCGCTGGGCACCGATGCGGCGGACATGCCCGAGGCCGAGGCGACCGAGATCGAGGTGCAGCGCCTGCGCCGCCAGCGCGAGGCGCTGGGCGCGGTCAACCTGCGTGCAGAGGAAGACGCGCGCGAGGTGCAGACCGAGTTCGACACCCTTGCGGCCGAAAAGGCGGACCTGGAAGAGGCGGTCGGCAAGCTGCGCCACGGCATCGCCAACCTGAACCGCGAGGGGCGGCAGCGTCTGCTGGCGGCATTCGACGAGGTGAACGCGAATTTCGCGACCCTGTTCCGCACGCTGTTCGGCGGCGGCGACGCGAACCTGGTGCTGGTCGAAAGCGACGATCCGCTGGAGGCGGGGCTGGAGATCATGTGCCAGCCGCCGGGCAAGAAGCTGTCCACCCTGTCGCTGCTGTCGGGGGGCGAGCAGACGCTGACCGCGCTGTCGCTGATCTTTGCCGTGTTCCTTGCGAACCCCGCCCCGATCTGCGTGCTGGACGAGGTGGACGCGCCGCTTGACGATGCGAACGTCACCCGCTTCTGCGACCTGCTGGACGAGATGATCAAGCGCACCGAGACGCGGTTCCTGATCATCACGCACCACGCGGTCACCATGAGCCGGATGGACCGCCTTTTCGGCGTGACCATGGTCGAGCAGGGGGTGAGCCAGCTCGTGTCGGTCGACCTGGCAAGGGCCGAGGCGCTGGTCGAGGCCTGA